One Gambusia affinis linkage group LG15, SWU_Gaff_1.0, whole genome shotgun sequence genomic window carries:
- the bhlha9 gene encoding class A basic helix-loop-helix protein 9, protein MRQTPSNQQIPLSHFARTCLVSRIIDTMSCSSVTSSEFSEEELEIGVLGQGDDDGGVKPSFQSRASDPEDGQNKKRNRPVRSKARRMAANVRERKRIMDYNQAFNALRVALNHDLSGKRLSKIATLQRAINRISALSVFLSSNPPNKPCSHRECHKSPAGPAVVGSSRLEQTRVAVPRLDHQSCVPWHASISQQLQPQQGPHLHRLPADPHAYVDNTVTSCPPSPHYPCYPTEGHFYASRGLCNSPDDHPPSPLRYPQMGDGLGYQTGMWTPCPQGYMDSFVEPPPSLGLPWQVSYMQEPEHSLPLCSDIL, encoded by the coding sequence ATGAGGCAGACACCTTCCAACCAACAAATTCCGCTCTCACACTTTGCTCGGACTTGTCTGGTGTCCCGCATTATTGACACAATGAGCTGCAGCAGTGTCACCAGTTCCGAGTTTTCTGAGGAAGAGCTCGAGATCGGCGTGCTGGGACAAGGCGATGACGATGGAGGTGTCAAGCCGTCTTTCCAAAGCAGAGCCAGCGACCCTGAGGATGGCCAGAACAAAAAGCGTAACAGACCGGTCCGTTCAAAGGCTCGGAGAATGGCTGCTAATGTGCGAGAGCGAAAGCGCATCATGGACTACAACCAAGCGTTCAATGCTCTCCGAGTTGCCCTGAATCATGACCTGAGTGGCAAACGGTTGTCTAAGATCGCCACCCTGCAGAGGGCCATCAACCGCATCTCTGCCCTCTCAGTATTCCTGAGTTCAAATCCTCCCAACAAGCCGTGCAGCCACCGAGAATGCCACAAGTCACCTGCAGGACCAGCTGTGGTGGGAAGTTCTCGACTGGAGCAGACCAGAGTTGCAGTTCCTCGCCTGGACCATCAAAGCTGTGTCCCCTGGCACGCATCCATctctcagcagctgcagccgcaACAGGGGCCTCACCTCCACAGGCTGCCTGCGGATCCACACGCATACGTGGATAACACGGTGACATCATGTCCACCTTCACCACACTACCCTTGTTATCCAACTGAGGGACATTTTTACGCCTCTCGTGGACTCTGCAACAGCCCTGACGATCACCCTCCCAGTCCGCTGCGATACCCTCAAATGGGTGATGGGTTGGGGTATCAGACGGGAATGTGGACCCCGTGTCCTCAAGGATACATGGACAGTTTTGTAGAGCCACCTCCTTCTCTGGGGCTTCCATGGCAGGTGAGCTACATGCAGGAGCCAGAGCACAGCTTGCCTCTGTGCTCAGATATACTGTAA